A genomic stretch from Kwoniella europaea PYCC6329 chromosome 2, complete sequence includes:
- a CDS encoding histone acetyltransferase type B catalytic subunit has translation MSEDLAEWLSDSNEALSLQLVRDPEDEDVLHAQEKRAIEPFHPTFTYPIFGEHEKIFGYKGLDIQLKFASGSLRQYLSVTYDSKLNSPATPSDEIEGTLYKFIPPDYTKSEIDFSKLVEKDASEFKPLGEKIGSYVRPAATSSKSKGKGKGKVSNGEELKEDDENAVVFEMYKATWNTPGFREYHRRMQLFILLFIEGGSYVHEDEDSWEFITLYEKRKRPATDSDIWTYHFVGYVSVYPFWCYPDQVRLRLSQFVILPPYQNQGHGSKLYSTLFSQMLSRSEVAELTVEDPAEAFEDLRDRNDLRFLVSKGILDDPKFSMGIGPSDESSRSERVKWESEIRRKYKIAQRQFDRLLEMLLLKELDLKDEKELRKYRLHVKARLYRFNYEMLSQMILEERKEALAKTYESVVEDYERILEMTFH, from the exons ATGTCCGAAGATCTAGCTGAATGGTTGAGCGACTCCAACGAGGCTCTGAGCCTCCAGTTGG TCCGGGATCcggaagacgaagatgtaCTTCATGCTCAGGAGAAACGAGCCATCGAACCATTCCATCCGACATTCACATACCCTATATTCGGAGAACACGAGAAGATTTTTGGGTATAAAGGGTTGGATATACAG TTAAAATTCGCTTCGGGGTCATTACGTCAATACCTATCTGTAACGTACGATTCCAAGCTCAACTCCCCAGCAACACCatcagatgagattgaagggACTTTATACAAATTCATTCCTCCCGATTATACAAAATCGGAAATAGATTTTAGCAAACTGGTGGAGAAAGATGCATCGGAGTTCAAACCTCTAGGTGAAAAGATTGGATCATACGTTAGACCAGCTGCTACATCTAGCAAATCcaagggaaaaggaaaaggaaaggtcAGTAACGGtgaggagttgaaagaggatgatgagaatgctGTAGTGTTTGAGATgtacaag GCAACATGGAATACCCCTGGGTTCAGAGAGTACCACAGGAGGATGCAATTATTCATATTACTTTTCATCGAGGGAGGAAGTTACGTTCAT gaagatgaagattcaTGGGAGTTTATAACATTATACGAAAAACGTAAACGACCCGCAACGGACTCCGACATATGGACATATCATTTCGTAGGATACGTATCGGTCTACCCATTTTGGTGTTATCCAGATCAAGTTAGGTTGAGATTAAGTCAATTTGTCATTTTACCTCCCTATCAGAATCAAGGACATGGAT CCAAATTATAttccaccctcttctcccaGATGTTATCCCGTTCAGAAGTAGCCGAACTTACCGTTGAAGATCCAGCCGAAGCATTCGAAGATCTACGTGATCGAAACGATCTCAGATTCTTAGTCTCTAAAGGTATACTGGATGATCCAAAGTTCTCCATGGGGATAGGACCAAGTGATGAGTCGAGTCGATCAGAGAGGGTTAAATGGGAAAGTGAGATAAGGAGGAAATATAAAATCGCGCAAAGACAGTTCGACAGGTTATTGGAAATGTTATTATTGAAAGAGttggatttgaaagatgagaaagagtTGAGGAAGTATAGGTTACATGTGAAAGCTAGATTGTATAGATTCAACTAT GAGATGTTATCGCAAATGATACttgaagagaggaaagaggcCTTGGCGAAGACTTATGAGAGTGTAGTAGAGGATTATGAGAGGATATTGGAGATGACTTTTCATtga
- a CDS encoding endoribonuclease YSH1, producing MHRHGRRQFRSHHGHNQQQSAQAPIQVLSPAGDDEPLTITMLGAGQEVGRSCCVIEHRGKKVVCDAGLHPAHPGLGSLPFIDEVDWSTVDAILVTHFHVDHAAALPYIVEKTNFKDGNGKVYMTHATKAIYGLTMMDTVRINDQNPDVSGKLYDETDVQSSWQSTIAVDYHQDIVISGGLRFTPYHAGHVLGASMFMIEIAGLKILYTGDYSREEDRHLVVAEIPPIKPDVMICESTFGVHTLPDRKEKETQFTTLVSNIVRRGGRCLMPIPSFGNGQELALLLDEYWSEHPELQNVPVYFASGLFQRGMRVYKTYVHTMNSNIRSRFARRDNPFDFKFVKWLKDPKKLNEHKGPCVVMASAQFMSFGLSRELLEDWANDSKNGVIVTGYSIEGTMARTLLSEPDHIESLKGGTIPRRLTVKEISFGAHVDYAQNSKFIQEIGAQHIVLVHGEASQMGRLRAALRDTYATKGQEINIHTPRNCEPLVLTFRQERVVKAIGSLAANRPVHGTPLKGLLVSKDFSYTLLDPKDLKDFTGLSTSTLVQKQSIPIGVDWSVIRWHLEGMYGEVEEGTDEEGRPSFTIMNAVKVVQISEIVVEIQWSSNSSNDMIADSALAVLLGIDGSPATVKLTSTPHQHSHHDHSHEKGDSMMNKHSHVDASGNDEFDRIRMFLEAHFGEVSGPNVTVAEGEEDELLVMTVKIDEVMAKVDLISMRVESDSPDLKRRVETVLEMALTTLKPLSRSFIGSGMDLNLENIAVTA from the exons ATGCATCGACACGGCAGGAGGCAGTTCAGATCTCATCATGGTCACAACCAACAACAATCCGCCCAAGCACCTATACAGGTACTTTCACCCGCAGGCGATGATGAGCCCTTGACGATAACGATGTTGGGAGCAGGCCAGGAGGTCGGTAGATCATGTTGTGTGATAGAACATcgagggaagaaggtggtctgCGATGCGGGTTTACATCCTGCTCATCCGGGTTTGGGTAGTTTGCCATTTATAGATGAGGTCGATTGGTCGACGGTGGATGCTATTTTGGTGACTCA CTTTCACGTCGACCATGCGGCTGCTCTCCCATATATAGTGGAAAAG ACAAATTTCAAAGATGGTAATGGGAAAGTATACATGACTCATGCTACGAAAGCTATCTACGGTTTGACAATGATGGATACTGTAAGGATCAA CGATCAAAACCCCGACGTATCAGGAAAACTATATGACGAGACCGACGTACAATCCTCCTGGCAATCAACGATAGCAGTTGACTACCATCAAGATATAGTCATCTCCGGTGGACTGAGGTTCACGCCATATCATGCCGGTCACGTATTGGGTGCATCGATGTTCATGATTGAAATTGCCGGATTGAAGATATTGTACACGGGAGACTATTCGAGAGAGGAGGATAGACATTTGGTGGTCGCTGAAATACCACCAATCAAACCGGATGTTATGATTTGCGAGAGTACCTTCGGAGTGCATACTCTACCTGAtaggaaggagaaggaaacCCAGTTCACCA CCCTTGTATCGAATATCGTTCGACGTGGAGGTAGATGTCTAATGCCAATCCCTTCATTCGGTAACGGGCAGGAACTTGCCCTGTTATTAGATGAATACTGGTCTGAACATCCCGAACTACAAAACGTCCCTGTATATTTCGCCTCGGGTTTATTCCAACGGGGAATGAGAGTGTACAAGACCTACGTCCACACGATGAACTCGAATATCAGATCGAGATTCGCTCGAAGAGATAATCCATTCGATTTCAAATTCGTCAAATGGCTGAAAGATCCCAAGAAGTTGAACGAACATAAAGGTCCTTGTGTGGTCATGGCCTCTGCTCAATTTATGTCTTTCGGTTTGTCGAGGGAATTATTGGAAGATTGGGCGAATGACTCGAAGAATGGGGTGATAGTTACTGGTTATTCCATTGAAGGTACTATGGCAAGG ACGTTATTATCCGAACCAGATCATATCGAATCACTGAAAGGAGGTACGATACCTAGACGATTGACAGTCAAAGAAATTTCGTTTGGCGCGCATGTAGATTACGCACAAAACTCAAAGTTTATCCAGGAGATTGGTGCCCAACATATTGTCCTGGTTCATGGGGAGGCATCACAGATGGGTAGACTGAGAGCTGCTTTGAGAGACACGTACGCGACAAAAGGTCAGGAGATCAACATCCATACGCCCAGGAATTGCGAACCGTTGGTTCTGACGTTCAGGCAGGAGCGAGTCGTCAAG GCTATTGGATCTTTAGCCGCCAATCGACCGGTTCATGGTACACCCTTGAAAGGTCTGCTAGTATCGAAAGATTTCTCTTATACCCTACTAGATCCTAAGGACCTGAAAGACTTCACTGGTTTGTCGACCAGTACTCTGGTGCAGAAACAATCTATACCGATAGGTGTGGACTGGAGCGTAATCAGATGGCATCTAGAAGGGATGTATGgagaagttgaggaaggCACGGACGAAGAGGGACGACCTAGCTTCACG ATCATGAATGCTGTCAAGGTAGTGCAGATATCGGAGATCGTAGTTGAGATACAGTGGTCGTCTAATTCGAGTAACGATATGATTGCGGATTCTGCTTTGGCGGTATTATTGGGTATAGATGGAAGTCCAGCTACAGTGAAAT TGACGTCAACACCGCATCAGCATTCTCATCACGATCATTCGCACGAAAAAGgagattcgatgatgaatAAACATTCCCATGTTGACGCTAGTGGAAACGATGAGTTCGACAGGATACGGATGTTCCTCGAAGCTCATTTCGGTGAGGTTTCCGGACCGAACGTGACAGTTGCAGAGGGCGAGGAGGATGAGTTGTTAGTGATGACGGTCAAGATTGATGAGGTCATGGCTAAGGTTGACCTGATTTCAATG CGTGTCGAATCGGATTCGCCTGATCTGAAGAGAAGGGTGGAAACTGTACTTGAAATGGCTCTGACGACTTTGAAACCATTATCAAGGTCGTTTATCGGATCGGGTATGGACTTGAATCTGGAGAACATCGCTGTCACCGCATAG